The DNA segment GCTGCCGAATTCAACAATCCAGAAATCAACAATTAATGCAAAATTTGCTTCTATAACACCCCCTCATCCAGAATGCAACATTATTCACTTCCGGAATGATGAATCCGTATCACACTCACAGATCCCGAATTCAAATAACAGATGAAGGTCAGTTTCAGAATTTACCAAATTGTGGGGTGCTGGAAGAAAAATGcaggggtgcaagaagaaactgtcttatcttggatcaagctAAGTATTTCCActagcaaaatttgtgaaatttcgccatactttctgcaattttattttatgttgaaaaattgtgttgaaaaattcacaccagtactttcatgtgttgtttgcaccctgCGAAGGAGGCACgaccataaacaaatcacaaaaaggagatatagggaagaaaagtcaggacattttgttttcggaaaaccggttatgttcactctcggtctgggtcttactacgccctattccttgggtcttttggtctgataattttaccagacattcgtcattgtgtgtattgagatttggctgagatttgagcaccagattcgtcccacaagattcttaataaattttttattcatcactgccagggttgaaaggaatgttcgtttgtgtgtgaaactgtttgatttttttcctacggggatactcatccgtttgacctaaaatttgtcccgttttgtcccaaatttagtccagattcttacgtggaatttcaggaaaaaattcTTCCAGTacaatttttctgaaattttgtgaaaacccaacgctatcctctagcaaaatttgtgaaatttagtcctactttctgcaattttattctgtgttgaaaaattgcgttgaaaaattcacacaagtactttcatgtgctGATTGCACCCTGCGAAGGAGGCACGTcaataaacaaatcacaaaaaggagatatagggaagaaaagccaggacattttCTTTTcagaaaaccggttttgttaaCTCTTGGTCTGGGTCTTACTACACCctattccttgggtcttttggtctgaaaattttaccacaCATTCGTCATtatgtgtattgagttttggctgagatttgagccccagatacgccccacaagattttcaataaattttttattcatcactaccaaagttgaaaggaaggttcgtttgtgtgtgaaactgtttcatttttttcctaggtgaatactcattcgtttgacgTAAAATttttcgcgttttgtcccaaattcagtccaaattcttacgtggaattttaggaaaaaattattccgggacaatttttctgaaattttatgaaaaaacaaGGCTATCATCTAGCAAAATTTGGGAAATTTCGccttactttctgcaattttattttgtattgaaaaattgcgttgaaaaattcacacatGTACTTTCATGTGCTGTTTGCACCCTGCGAAGGAGGCAcgcccataaacaaatcacaaaaaggagatataggAAAGAAAAGCTAGGagattttgttttcggaaaaccggttttgttcactctcggtctgggtcaTGCTACACCCTATTcttgggtcttttggtctgaaaattttaccagacattagtcattgtgtgtattcagttttggctgagatttgagcctcagattcgtcccacaagatttttaataaattttttattcatcactgccagggttgaaaggaaggttcgtttgtttgtgaaaatgtttgatttttttcctaggtgaatactcatccgtttaacgtgaaatttgtcgtgttttgtcccaaattcagtccagattcttacgtggaatttcaagaaaaaattattccaggacaatttttctgaaattttgtgatAAAACAAGGCTATATCATatagcaaaatttgtgaaatttcgccctactttctgcaattttattctgtgttgaaaaattgcgttgaaaaattcacacaagtactttcatgtgctGTTTGCACCCTAcgaaggaggcacgtccataaacaaatcacaaaaaagagatatagggaagaaaagctACGAGAatttgttttcggaaaatcggttttgttcactctcggtctgggtcttgctacgccctattccttgggtcttttggtctgaaaattttaccagactttagtcattgtgtgtattgagttttggctaagatttgagccccagattcgtcccgcaagatttttaataaaaattttattcatcactgccagggttgaaaggaaggttcgtttgtttgtgaaactgtttgatttttttcctaggtgaatactcatccgtttgacgtgaaatttgtagcgttttgtcccaaattcagtccacATTCTTACGtagaatttcaagaaaaaattattccaggacaatttttctgaaattttttgaaaaaccaaggttatcctctagcaatatttgtgaaatttcgccctactttctgcaattttattctgtgttgaaaaattcacacaagtactttcatgtgttgtttgcaccctgCGAAGGACGCACATCcataaacaaattacaaaaaggagatatagggaagaaaagccaggacattttgttttcgtaaaaccggttttgttcactctcggtctgggtcttactacgccctattccttgagtcttttggtctgaaaattttaccacacattcgtcattgtgtgtattgagttttggctgagatttgagctccAGATACGCcccacaagattttcaataaattttttattcatcactgccagggttgaaataaaggttcgtttgtgtgtgaaactatttgatttttttcctaggtgaattcTCATCCGTTTGTCGTGAAATtagtcgcgttttgtcccaaattcagtccagattcttatgtggaatttcaagaaaaaattattctagGACAATTattctgaaattttgtgaaaaaccaaggctatccttaagaaaatttgtgaaatttcgccatactttctgcaattttattatgtgttgaaaaattgcgttaaaaaattcacacaagtactttcatgtgctGTTTGCACCCTGCGAAGGAGGCaggtccataaacaaatcacaaaaaggagatatagggaagaaaagccaggacattttgttttcggaaaaccggttttgttcattCTCTGTCTGGGTCTTACTACACCAtattccttgggtcttttgatctgaaaattttaccagacattcttcattttgtgtattgagttttggctgagatttgagctccAGATACGCcccacaagattttcaataaatttgttATTCATCAGTgtcagggttgaaaggaaggttcgtttgtgtgtgaaactgtttcatttttttctaggtgaatactcatccgattgacgtgaaatttgtgaaaaaccaAGGATATCCTTTAgcaaaatttttgaaatttcgccatactttctgcaattttattctttgttgagatattgcgttgaaaaattcacacaagtactttcatttGCTATTTGCACCCTCCGAAGGAGGGacgttaataaaaaaataacaaaaaggagatataggtaagaaaagtgaaaacatttttttttcggaaaaccggttttgttcactctcggtttgggtcttactacgccctattccttgggtcttttggtctgaaaattttaccagacatttgtcattgtgtgtattgagttttggctaagatttgagccccaaattcgtcccacaagattttcaataaattttttattcatcactgccaatgttgaaaggaaggttcgtttgtgtgtgaaactatttgatttttttcctaggtgaatactcatccgtttgacgtgTAATTTGTCGCATTTTCTTCCAAATTCAGTtcagattcttacgtggaatctaaggaaaaaattatttcgggacaatttttctttaattttgtgAAAATCCAAGGCGATAGCAAAATATGTGAAATTTCACCTtactttttgcaattttattctgtgttgaaaaattgcgttgaaaaaatcaaacaagTATTTGCATGTGCTGTTTGCACCGTCCGAatgaggcacgtccataaaaaaataacaaaaagaagatacagggAAGAAAAGTCAGAACATTTTGTGTTCGGAAAATaagttttgttcactctaggtctgggtcttactacgccctattccttgggtcttttggtctcaaaattttaccaaacattcgtcattgtgtgtattgagttttggctgagaattgagccccagattcgttccacaagattttcaagaaattttttattcatcaatgCTAGGGTgtaaaggaaggttcgtttgtgtgtgagactgtttgatttttttcctaggtgaatactcatccgtttggcgtgaaatttgtcgcgtttcgtcccaTATTCAGTCtagattcttacgtggatttttaggaaaaaaaaattatgggacaatttttctgaaattttgtgaaaaaccaagactatcctctatcaaaatttgtgaaatttcgccctactttctcaCTTTTCTTCCTTATACCTCCTTTTTgcgatttttttatggacgtgcatCCTTCGGAGGGTGCAAACagcacatgaaagtacttgtgtgaatatTTCAATGCAATTTTTTGacacagaataaaattgcaaagagtaggacgaaatttcacaaattttgcttggtttttcacaaaatttcagaaaaattgtccaagaataattttttcctgaaattccacgtaagaatctggactgaatttgggacaaacgcgacaaatttaacgtcaaacggatgagtattcgcctaggaaaaaaatcaaacagtttcacacacaaacgaaccttcctttcaaccttggtagtgatgaataaaaaatttattaaaaatattgtgggacgaatctggggctcagaTCTTAGCCAAAACTTAATAcgcacaatgacgaatgtctggtaaaattttcagaccaaaagacccaaggaatagGGCGTAGTAAGACCGAGATCGAGaatgaacaaaaccggtttttcgaaaacaaaatgtcctggcttttctttccTATATCTCCTTtatgtgatttgtttatggacgtgcctccttctCAGGGTGCAAACAGCACAttaaagtacttgtgtgaatttttcaacgcaatttttcaacacagaataaaacttcagaaagtatggcgaaatttcacaaattttgctagaggatagccttggtttttcacaaaatttcagaaaaattgtcccggaataattttttcttgaaattccacgtaagaatctggaCTGCATTTGGGAAaaaacgtgacaaatttcacgttaaacggatgagtattcaccttggaaaaaaatcaaacaatctcacacacaaacgaaccttcttttcaaccctgacagtgatgaataaaaaatttattgaaaatcttgtgggacgaatctagggctcaaatctcagccagaactcaatacacacaatgatgaatgtctggtaaaatttcagaccaaaagaccaaaggaataaggcgtagtaagacctagaccaagagtgaacaaaaccggttttccaaaaacaaaatgtcctggcttttttccctatatctcctttttgtgatttgtttatggacgtgcctcatTCGCAGGGTGCAAACagcacatgaaagtacttgtgtgaatttttcaacacagaataaaattgcagaaagtagggcgaaatttcataaattttgctagaggatagccttggttttgcacaaaatttccgaaaaattgtcccacaataattttttcctgatattccacgtaagaatctggactgaatttgggacaaaacgcgacaaatgtcacctcaaacggatgagtattcacataggaaaaaaatcaaacagtctCACACACAagcgaaccttcctttcaaccgtggcagtgatgaataaaaaatttattgaaaatcttgttggatgaatctggggctcaaatcttagccaaaactcaatacacacaatgacgaatgtctggtaaaattttcagatcaaaagacccaaggaatagGGCGTAGTGAGACttagaccgagagtgaacaaaaccgattttccgaaaacaaaatgtcctgacttttcttccctatatctcctttttgtgatttgtttatggacgtgcgtTCTTCGcagggtgcaaacaacacatgaaagtacttgtgtgaatttttcaacgcaatttttcaacacagaataaaattgcagaaagtatggcgaaatttcacaaatattgctagatgatagccttggtttttcacaaaatttcagaaaaattatcccggaataattttttcctgaaattccacgtaagaatatggacttaatttgggacaaaacgggaCAAATTTCAcatcaaacggatgagtattcaccttggaaaaaaaatcaaacagtctCACagacaaacgaaccttcctttcaatcaaccctgacagtgatgaataaaaaaattattgaaaatcttgtgggacgaatctgggactCAAATCTCcgccaaaactcaatacacacaatgacgaatgtctggtaaaattttcagaccaaaagacccaaggaatagGGCGTAGTAAGACCCAAACCGAgtgtgaacaaaaccggtttttcTAAAACAAAATGTCGTGgtttttcttccctatatctcctCGTCTTTATAGACCTTACTAGCCCAAATAACACACTTATGTGCTCGGGTGAGGCCCCTGATCTACatagatttattttattgtttttaaatatttattaagtaactaattgaaaacttttttttaagtgCAAACCAGGttttagtaaattttttttatcaaacttgaatttataatatatttactcattattttttaaaataattatgtaaGATTAGACACGTCTCTTAAATAGTGTGTTCGTCGAACATACATATCGAACTCTCGCAGAATATCTATcagtattaaaattaaaaagtatttgttgaatttatgacattttaatataattttaaaaataaaaaatacattaattttctaaacgtttgaatttattatataattttttattataataaaaaaaatacataaatttttattattaatttatataatacatttcaaaaaattatagttaCTTATAATTGTCTCCGCTAGATAAGttacaaacaaacaaaattatagtTACAAACAAACTTAATCTTTTTTATCTAAACCTTTGTGGGGAAATTCTAACCTAAATTCTACAACAATCGAGACTTTTCGGCACAGTCATATAAAGATTTGGAACAGGTTTTGTTGTTTAGGTGAAAGTGACGAGCCAAAAACCTCAAGCCACAAACACAACTCATCTACGACTCTCAAGAATATGGGACCATCTTCTGTGAAACATCGacaaaaaccataaaaaaaagcaacttttttttgttgttgacaAGTAAGTATCATCTACCTTGATCTGCCTCGGTCGTTACAATTCTTATTTCTCCGTCCTTCCTTCTCACATGACCTTTTGACCCTTTTCTCATCATATTCTCTCTAACAacacaataaaagaaaaatcaatttttttccctttctcTGTTTGTATTTAAGGTCCCATCTCAGGATTTGACCAGATGGGGGAGGGGGCACATATCATCTCATCTGATATAGGAATAGGTGTGAATGAGAAGATGGGTGAGGCACTTGAGTCAAGTGACAACATCCCACTGTTGCTCACCAAATCTAGCTCTCTCGAAAGGACAGGTACGTGttgttttgtttgtgtttgatcTTGAATGTTTAGTGCAAAAGTGAATAGTGATCTATCTATTTCATCATGCTATTACTAACTAATATGTTTGTGTTTGTTGTGAATGGGATGAATTGGATTGGGCTGAATTTGACTTTGTGAATAAAAGGGACGGTGTGGACAGCAGTGGCACATATAGTTACTGGGGTGATAGGATCGGGAGTGCTGTCTTTGCCATGGAGCACTGCACAGCTCGGTTGGCTTGCAGGGCCACTCTCAGTCATTCTCATTGCTTCCATCACTCTattctcttcttttcttctatGCAATACTTATCGCCATCCTCATCCTGAACTAGGTCCAAACAGGAGTGCCTCCTACCTTGATGTTGTCCATTTGCATTTAGGTACGCACAATTCCCTTTCTACTTTCTTTTATAGCATGCCACCAGGTGACTGATGTGAGTGATGATGAGCTTGGTTCATTTAAGCATGTGGTCAAGGGGTTCAAATACTGACTCGTTTATGGAAATAATGTAGTTGGTAGGGGATAACTCACTTTTGAGTGTTTCCAGATCACCCAAAAAAATTAGTCTTGATGAATTGCCTGGGATGTTCCTTCCAATCTTGCATTACCTTTGtgtatggaaaaaaaaaatctggttGAGAGGCAGAAACCTATCTTTGAATGGTGATGAACTTGGATGTTTTGTCTTCTTTGCATGAACAATGTGTTGTATAGATTAGAGACAGATTCAATGTTAATTTCATAGTGATGAGATTATAGGGACTTGGGTAGGGAAGGAAGAAAAGAGTATAGAAACTAAATATTCTGAAATTGACATTGATTTGATGTGATATCGTTTATACTGATAAGACTCCTGGTATTAATTTAATAAGGAAACAAGCTAAAGCTGATTCATTTACCTTTTAGTGGTGTTGAGCTCTGTTCGTCTATGCATGTGGTTAGGAGTTTGAATCCTAACTCTTGTGCGTGGAAAAAATCTAGTTGAGAACTCACTTTTGAGTGTTTCCAAATCTTCCAAAAGAACTTAGTCTCGATGAACAACCAAGGATATTCCTTACAGTAATGcattacaacaacaaaataacaTCTTGGTACCACATTTTTACTGGAAAGAATGCTATTTATATGATAAGATCATCTTTGGGTGTTTACAGGAATAAGCAATGGACGGCTCAGTGGCCTTCTTGTGAATATAAGTTTGTATGGTTTTGCAATTGCCTTCGTCATTACAACAGCTATCAGCTTAAGGTGTGTTGATGACTTATCTTACTGGTTTCTCTCATGTTAtgacattttcttttttttttttgctcttCTTTCCCTCTGTTTATCTATGGATGCTTTGCGAAACAAGATTTTTTCACTGGTACTCCACTAAGGAAACATGAGTCTGTCCCCAGAATAACACCATATGATTGCCAATATTAATTTAGAGCTATTTTTGTATTTGTGGCTGCAGAACAATCCAACATTCATTTTGTTACCATAACAAAGGGAGTGAAGCATCATGTGAATCTGTAGATGCATACTACATGCTGCTTTTTGGCGCTGTCCAAATTATTCTCTCACAGATACCCAACTTCCATAACATTGAATGGTTGTCGGTTGTTGCTGCAATTATGTCCTTTACTTATTCTTTCATAGGAATGGGACTTTCTATTGCAAAAATCATAGGTATGATAGGAGCCTTGGCTAAGGCCCACCAAAAGTATTAGTTTTGATCAGATAAATGTGTATAATTTTATGACAAAACTTTGCTCAGAGAAAGGACATGCTGAGGGTAGCATTGGAGGAATCAGTACCTCCAGTGGAACTGGAAAGTTATGGCTGGTTTCTCAAGCTCTTGGTGACATATCTTTCTCATTTCCATTCTCAACAATTCTTATGGAAATACAGGTATATACCCTGCAAACTCACATACGAGACTCTAACTTTACCTATAAAGGCTGATATAATTTACTGCAATGAAGGATACTTTAAAATCACCTCCACCAGAAAACCAAACCATGAAGAAGGCCTCAGTAATTGCGGTCACTGTCACAACATTTATGTACCTCAGTTGTGGAGGTGCTGGATATGCTGCCTTTGGTG comes from the Phaseolus vulgaris cultivar G19833 chromosome 8, P. vulgaris v2.0, whole genome shotgun sequence genome and includes:
- the LOC137823931 gene encoding probable amino acid permease 7; protein product: MGEGAHIISSDIGIGVNEKMGEALESSDNIPLLLTKSSSLERTGTVWTAVAHIVTGVIGSGVLSLPWSTAQLGWLAGPLSVILIASITLFSSFLLCNTYRHPHPELGPNRSASYLDVVHLHLGISNGRLSGLLVNISLYGFAIAFVITTAISLRTIQHSFCYHNKGSEASCESVDAYYMLLFGAVQIILSQIPNFHNIEWLSVVAAIMSFTYSFIGMGLSIAKIIEKGHAEGSIGGISTSSGTGKLWLVSQALGDISFSFPFSTILMEIQDTLKSPPPENQTMKKASVIAVTVTTFMYLSCGGAGYAAFGDNTPGNLLTGFESSKSSYWLVNFANVCIVVHLVGSYQVYCQPLFATVESWFRFNFPDSEFVNHTYILKLPLLPAFELNFLSLSFRTAYVASTVVIAMVFPYFNQILGVLGSIIFWPLTIYFPVEIYLNQSCTVAWTTKWVLLRTFSIFGFVFGLFTLTGCVKGIVTEKIG